The sequence GGTACTTGGCCAGGAGCGAATATGACTGTTAGGTCTAAAagcacgtgttgtactcttttttccttgaatcGATTTTGTCCCGAAGCGGGTTTTATAgcaaagtttttaacgaggcagcagtAAAACATGCTACCTTAGTTTTGGAGACCGGCCTTAGACCGTAATTGATGATCGTGTGCACCAAATCAACAATATTCGAGCCCTCACAAGTTCGGCCTCGAATATTAGGGGCTATTACCCCTAGATTAAGATTTTTAgtaagggaaaataaaattttatatgttgaaagccaaggcttagtgattaggattcattgtaagggtcAAATGGTCAAATGGTCATGTGAACCATACCCATGCAGCCCACTCTAGCCACAACATAAGGGTTATGCGCCTCCGATCATGTACCCTACATATAAAGCAATAAAAGAAAACTATGTTTCCTTATAATTTATTACTACGCATTTTGCTTCTTCGATCCTAGATCCtaaagcccacgggctacccctactcggAGACTGTCACTTGATAAAAATTTGGACGACCCAGGCTAACGAATCCCGGAGGCACCAAGCCTATTAGCCAGTGCCCAAATATTAAATGCTACGGCAACCCTAAAAACGGCTTGGAGACGTCCGAAGTCCCTACCTAGAAAGTAAGGCCATTACGTATAATCAAAACCTATTAAAAGATTACCCTAGGCAAAGAAATCGTCATAGATGACTAAAACTTTTAAGCATCTTAAAGGCCTTCAATTTTATCGAAGACTCGAAGCCACGAGTAATTCGGAGTTGCTATCGAAATCGGGCCTCTAAAATGCTCTAGACTACATttaattttatgctaaggcattaaaaACGATACGCAAATAAAAAATCGCAAAAAATGTTGAAAGGTAAATATACGGTACTGCCAAAGgggaaaattttatatatttcaaacaaatatatttacaaagttACGATAAAACGGACGCAAAATAAACAAAATGAAAATATACAAGGGAAAACTAAAAAAGAACTAAGGCATCAATGCTTGGTCTTCACTGGGACTCGACTCGTCACCAGAATCATCGGAACCCTCGGAACGACCGGAGCCTTCGGGACCCGCAGGCTCATAGAGTTCCTTTGCCTCGGCCTCAAGTCTCTTAGCTTGTTCGATCTCGACCGACAAGTCAAAACTTCGGGCATGAATTCCCTCGACTGTCTCTCTCTAGGATAGTCATTTCACATACTCAGTCTTCGTCTTTAAATGGGACTCGGCTAGTATCTCTTCAATATTAGAGGAATCAATCGAAGTTGCCTCCAATTTGGACCTCAACACAATGTATTCTTGGCAGAGGGCATCTTGTTCTGTGACGACTGAGTTCAGCGGTGCCCAGAGTTCATTATTTAGCCGAGAGCACTTTTCGGCCTTGTCCTTTTCCACCTGGAGCTAGTCCTCGATCGATGCCAGCTCCTCTTTTGTAGCCTACTTTTCCAAAGCCAGCAGGTCCATCCTGCCCCTCAACGCTTCGGCGTTGGCCTTAAACTCATCCATCTCAGTTCGAAGTTGGTCGATCAAGTCGATCTTCTCTCGGACATGTGAAGTTGTGTTGTTAGTCATCATGAGTAGCTTTTCATTTTTAGCCTCAAAGATCCGTACCTTCTCGACCAGATCGGCATGTTCCCCTTTCACAAATGAGGCCTCCTTTTGAGCATTTTCCATCTCGGACCCAAGAGTTGGGAGATCCTTAAGAGCCTCATCTTGTTGCTCACTAAGAGCCCTATACATGTCCTTCTTCCGGATCTGCTCTTTGAGCTCAAATTCGAGTTGGCCGATTTCTAAGGGAGACCGGAAGAAGCtttcatgatgaagcaccgaAGCTTGGAAAATAATAAGGTCATTTGAATATGCCGAGCAAAAGTTCGCAAAGGATACGAAAGATAGACGTCTTACTCGATTCAGCGtctgttgtgcttcgttgaaaaGGCTCGACATGCCTACTTTGTTCATCTTTgcctggtcctcctcggtcaccaggcaATGAAGGTAGTTGGCCACGCCCACTGGAGCGGATAACGACCAGGTATCTGCTGGGATAGTAAGAACAACCATTCTCTTACTATCGGGATCCATACTCGGGGAAGGGAGCTACTTTACTAGTTTCGGGCTCGAGCTCGGCTCGCCCGCTCTCGATGGAACATCCTTTTTTGGGACCTCCAGGTGGCTAAGCCCAGAGAAGTCCTCCAACGCAGTCATGTCCATGCCATCGAAGAACGTGTTGAGGGCATCATCTGGGCCCGGTGCCTTCTTATTTGATTTCTCTTTGTCAGCTTAAGCCTCTTCGAACATGGACTCAGTAAGTGTAGGACCGCATCTCCGCAATGTCGATGACATCAGCTACCTCCTTCGGGGTAGGAGCGGCTTCTCGGGAAGCCGTGGCCTCCGTCTCTCCCTCTGGTTCCCGAGCTAGAGGGGGATCGACCTCTCAATCACCTTTCCTAGTTGCCGCCTGCTCCCCCTCGTTGAGGGTCGACTCATGAGAAATGAACTCAAGGTCGTCGTCCTTAGAATAATCATTGTTCCAGTAAAGGGAATCAGAGTCCGGTACCCTGGACTTGgtgctcattttgttccttttccGAACCCAGATAGCCACTATATTCTTCTTCACCTTAGCATCCGGGGAGCCTGAggaatttctcttcttctttttctcctccttCACGGCAGTCCCAGGCTGTCCCAAAGTAGAGGGTTCGTCAAACAAGGACAGATCCTCATCCTCATCCAATAGCATGAGCTCCGTGGTCTTGGTCAATCCTGTGAGAAGGAAGAAGACTTAGCTAAATATAAGTCAAGTATATGAATGTAATCATTTAGGAGAGAGcctcaccatgggaacgggcctcctaCTGGCCTTCGAGAGCTTGTGTCATGTGCGCTCGAAGTAGGACATCTATTTTTAAatcccctcgatccactccttgaagcggGGGACTGCATTAGGAACCTGGGCAATATCTGCACAACGACAAATGCATGCaattagaaaaagaataaaagggtAATGTCAAATACTCGAGAAGGAAAAGACTTACAGGATGTGTTCCACTTTTCAAGGAACAGTAGAAATTCGGAGGGTATGAGGTCTTCGGTTTTCACCTGAATGAACCTCCCCTGCCAACCTTGATCTCGGTCCTCGTTGATGCTCGAGAACAAAGCCTTACTTGCTCGGCGAACGAGCTTGATCAACCCCCCtcggaagattcggggactgtatagaTGAAgcagatggtcgagggtgaaccaaGGTGCTTGGGTGTTATTTACGAAGTGTTggaggaggattacgatcctccaaaAGGATGGGTAAATCTGCCCAAGGCAGACCTCGTACCTTTTGTAGAAGTCGAGGACTATGGGGTCCACCGGGACgagcgtgaaggggtaagtgtaaatacATAGGTACCCCTTTGCGTGAGTAGTGATGTCTTCGTTGGACCCGGGGACACCAACTCTTTGCCCTACCAGTTGTAGTCTACCCGAAATGTGGGTAGTGTCTCCTCAGTAACAGAGCATATGTACCCCCATGCTTCCTCGCTTCCTGTTGATTGGAGGCATTCTCGACATTGAAGTCGTTATCGATAGGGCAACCCCCAGGGATGAAGCTCTTCAAGGGAGGTTCCTGGGCCATCTCAGGGATGGCCACCTCAGCATCTGTGGCCATGTTGGAAAATGAAGGGGTGGTTTGCTGAGGCACGGATTTGGAAGCTTTCACCATCGGATTCTGggaatatgaaggtttgaagaaaatatatgaagatttgaagatatgATGAAGATATGAAAGCCTGGGTTGAAGATTCAAAGAgaaagtatgaagatttgaggATGGATATATGAAGATCTAAGGAGcaatgtatgaagatttgaagaagttAAAGGTAAGTAGAGAATTTGAGGGTAAATCAAAGAGCTCTAGAATCGGAAAATGGAGAAGTGAAGAAGGGATCAGAGCATTTATAGAGGAAGGACAATCAATTTGTGACGTTTCACATTTGAGGACAGTCAACCAGCGATTGACACATGTCTGAAGTCAGAACGACGCGATTGATGGACGTCTCGGTGACCCTTCAACTCGGTTGTAACATATGAAGGAAAGAACCGGTGTTCATTTATCGCTTCTCGTCGCTTCGATAAATCTGCTCTCTGGAAAACGAGGGGGCTATCTGTGTACAGGTAAAATCGGGATCAATGTCTACCCCGATTCCCCTATGAGAGAACGAAGGGGGAGCACAATCCATGAGATTATAATCGGGGCCAGAGGCCCTTCATATTGAGACCATATATCTGACGTTGGACATGGTAAAGCGACGCATCCCGGACCGAGTATAACTCCTAGACCTTGGGAGACATGGTGGACGGTTATACATGACGCATAGGGGCCGTAATACTCACCCTCAACCGGATATTACGGCTCGAATCTCGTTCAGTAATGATTATGGATCAATAATTACTAGggaaagaagatttttaccttttttagacttatactaggactgaaattctcctactatataacgGGAAAGTTTTTCTTTGAtctgacacattgtaacacgcaattTAATgcaataaaagtttatttttgctTTCTAGCTACTGTTAAAGATATTGCTCACTTGTTCTGTTCTTCATTCACTACTGGGCTAGAACCGAGGGTCCAATCGAGGAAGATGTCACTGTTCAATCTTAAATCAGGCTTGGTCATAACATTGCGATTGGTTTGATCGTCTATTTTGTCTTAGATTTATTTATCTGTTATTCTTAATTATCCGTGTTGAATTAAACTACCTTTGTTACCCAATTATGGGGTACAACTTTATAATGTAGTCAAATCTCATTAATAGTTAGCAACTACCGTTGGAAATGAAAGAAGTAAAATACGAGTACGCAACGAAGACCAAAAAtgccaacaacaaaaaaaaaaaaaaaaattcatggaATAATTTGCATGAGCGCTTGGCGGCCACTCTTATAATTTGGCAAAACTATGCACCGCATTTTATAAAATTCAACCTTCAAGCTTGAGGTAGAGAAAGTCAATTGTTCAAAGTTAAAGTTAAAGTttaatttttaaatcaaaattgaGGATGTAAATAATTTTCATATATCTTAAGGTTATAAACCAAATGGGAAAAATAAACTGCAGCAACGACAAAATTATCATTAAATGTTGTGGGGAACTAAGAGAAAGGAGCATCTATAGCCTTCCATTTCTCAAATGGGATTCTAAATCCTTAATAATCTTGCTATTCTTTCAGTCTCTTTCCTCCATTGGATAAACCCAAAGAAATTAGACATACTTGTCCACAATTGAATGTAGCCCTAGTAATATGTTTAACGACAAGCtgcaaataaacaaaataaaaacaaaagtagTACTTCTAGTGGTTGTACAAATACACATTGGTCAAGTTTTGTCAAGTATGCTACTTTCATATTATAAACACCACATGTTTTAGGATTTTAGTGGAGAGTAAGTCAAGAAGAATTAATGGCGCTTGGATGATCTCTGAATTATAGTATTAAAAAGAAGTTTCTGGATTTCAGTTCATATGGATAAGGACATCCAATGATCCAAACTTtcttcattatatatatatatatatatatatatatatatatatatatatatatatattctgaataatccctcttgggatattaTTTTACAGTTACGTGTAATTATCTTTTTAAATAACAAGATAGTTTAAAACATTTAAATTATTGTCGATGTATAGAAAACAAACTCTATTTTATTTGGTAATGTTGGGTGCTCTACGAACCTTGGCATAGCTATTGACAGTCATCATATGTATGCTCTAGGTTTACACTTTTTACTGTATTCTACAAAGTATTATTGGATTCTAttcatttttaataaataatgCAAATCAAATATAAATCTATACTTATAAAAACTTTTAAGTAGATACAATATGTCTTCATATAGTAAgtagaaaatatattttgagTCTTAATAGTGAGTGCACACTGCTATCAAATCTATGTATACCTGCTAATTCGTGTAGGACATTGAATCGTTTCTACAATTTGTTGCCGTATTAGGACGAATCTAAGTTCATACAAATCTAATAACTTTTATTcgaatcttgtatatatatttaaaaaattattaaatatttaatcgtaaattcaattattattttaatatgaaCTTGAGATCATTATAAAAACATGTAAATTTCATATCCTGATTTCGCCTATGACTCGATCGTATGAGTATTGCAAGATCGACACTTAATATTCTTACAAGTTTATTGAAATAGTTGCTAACTAAGCTGAGTTAACTATGATTAAAGTCTAGCTATATTAGATGATTGTTATTACTGTTAAAGCAGTAGTTAGAAGTGTTATTAAGAGTTAGTTAATTGCACATGTAGTGCACGTGAAGTTAGCTGCTTTCATCTATAAAAGGCAGTCCTTGTATTCTTTAGCTTAATGAGAAAacattccttcttctttttcatttccagATCTTAGATTCTAGAAGGATCTTCTCTGCATGTGCCCTAATTCACTGCTCCATTGTGAAAGCTTCATCTCTGTCATCAATTCTTCATGTGAAGTTAGCTGCTTTCATCTATAAAAGGCAGTCCTTGTATTCTTCAGCTTAATGAGAAaacattccttcttcttcttcatttccgaATCTCGGATTCTAGAAAGATCTTCTCTGTATGTGCCTTAATTCACTGCTCCATTGATAGAACAGTGAAAGCTTCATCTTTGTCACCAATtcttcatggtatcagagctgcGATCGTGAGGATTTGATCCTGCGAGAAGATCCGGCGAAATTGAAACAATTTTTGGTAGACAAGGCTGGAGACGAGGTAATCTCACTCGACCATAACCACCCGCTATTTCTTCAAGCACGAGACACTCCACGACTAGTTTTAATCCCAATTAAGCTCGCAGTGCCAGAAAATTATGCCTTATGGAGCAGGGCAATGAAGCTAGCACTGAGAGAAAAAGGTAAGCTTAGATTTGTAGATGGTGCATGTACTAAAAGTAGGTACAGAGGTGAATTGGTTGAGCAATGGGAAAAATGCAACGCGATAGTACTATCTTGGATTGGAAGTACAGTTTCGAACCAATTGATGCCAAGGATCGTTTATGCCTCAGATGCTAGGAAGGTGTGGAATGATTTTCAGGAGATATTTGATCGTTCAAACCTAACAAGGATCTATTACCTTTGGTCTGAGATTGCAATGATGAGACAGGGAACAGATTCAGTAACAAACTATTACACTAAAATGAAAGATCTATGGGATGAAGTGGATGTTTTGGCCCCAATTTCTTGTTGTGATTGTGAAGAGTCAAGACCTTCAATTAAACATCTGAAATCTCAGCGTGTGTTGCAGTTCCTTATGGGCTTAAATGAAAGCTATGGGAATGTAAGGAGTAACATACTTTCATGGAGACAAGTAGTTACTATTAATGAAGCTTATGTAATTGTGCCACAAGAGGAAAATCAAAGAACACTTAGTGTGGTAGATATACAGAGGGATCCACTCACTATGTTAGCAAGAAGGGCAcaaggattcaagcctaaaggcATAGGGTTGATTTGTGAACATTGTGGGTATAAAGGTCATTTGAAGGAAAATTGCTACAAAATTATAGGTTATCCCCCAGATTTTAAGAGTAAGAAGAAAACTAGATAATTTAGTGGAGTTTCAGGTAAGGATGTCTAACGGGTGGGCCGGGCCGGGCTGGGTAGGGAAATGTTGGAATCGTACGGGTTACGAACCGGGCCAGTTACGAGTTAGGAGTTACCGGGCTTAacgggttcgggttcatccgggtaaaaaaTGAACCGTAAAGGTTACGCGTACAAAAGGCTGGGCCGGGCCGAGTtagtgtaatttttaattttttttttttttttgtattttgtataactattgtaagttatattaatataaagtaaaaatataaataatacaatgaATATGggaaaaattatacttataaattgcaagtgctacatttatttcaaaattacaaattgaagtttgcatttaacaagtaaattaacgaaaaaagagtaaaactaaattttcatgcataataatgcttcaaattaatctaacaaactaaaacattaagcataaatacgtctaataattttaaaataacataaattttctcaaatcaacttaaatacgaatttctggaggacgctcaagacaactcttcatatgcctccttaaacagcCTGTGCCCACACACTTTGTACGAAGATTTAAGACTCGACCACAGTTCTAGCACTTTACTTTGTGAACTTCTTCATTACTACCACCTCGTTTTCCCAAACAtatgagcgcactctagaagtatggggcatgatttaacttgaattgagaatttgagtttgagaaatgagagatgagtgaagaaatgaagaagaggggggtgtatttatagtttttcaaagggctaaattagtaattacaaaaagtgttaaatttaaaaaaaaatattggcaCAAAAAGGGCTAAATGTGCAAAACAACCGTTGGGCGAACGGTCAAAAAGTagaaacattaaaaaaaattaaaagtagccGCTATACCGGTCTGGGCCGGTCCGGGCCGGGCCGGTTAACTAATTCTACAGTAAATCGTATTGACCGGGTTTGACCGGTCCGATTGCACGAAGGTAAACGGACCAACCCCCTTACCCCATTAACACAGCCCTCCCGACCCCCTTCGTACCGGTCTGGGCCGATTCCGGTTTCAAGCGATCTGGGCCGGTCCGGAAACAGGTTGACCCGGCCTGTTAGACACCCTTAGTTTCAGGTCAGCAGGGCGGCAGAGCAAAGCCTAGTGGAGGATTCAAACCATATGCCAATAATGAAACTACTGAAGCTCAGCAGCAAAGACATTTCTTCACTGAGGAAGAATACTCACAGTTGATGGACCTCCTAAACTAGCCACCATCAAATGATAACACCTTAAATGTGATGGCATGTATTGTTACATTGCTATCTAGTACCTATGCCTGTGAGTGGATAATTGATTCTGGAGCATCTCATTATATTATACCATGCAAGAAACTATTAGAAGAACAAAGGAGCTTGGAAAAATAACAAGACAGTAGAGTGCAGGTGCCAATAGGAAGTAGATCTTCCATAGCATGTGCAGGAAGTACAATGATTTTAGGAAGCCAAAAAATCACAAATGTACTACATGTCCCAGATTTCAAATTCAGTCTGCTTTTAGTGTCAAAGTTAACCAAGGAATTGCAGTGTAGAGTCACTTTCTTCCCTAAATTCTGTGTGTTTCGGGGACTCTACAATGGCAAGGTAATGGGGATTGGTAGAGAGAGTAATAGTCTTTACATTCTACAAAGAGAGTTCAAACCCATAGTAGGAGCAACAGTAACTGAAGAAGTGAATGAAGCAGAACTATGGCATCTTAGATTGGGACATCCATCAACAGTTGCTATGCAATATATTCCTAGCTTAAAGAATAAAGTCAATAATACAGTATAGGAGAATTGCTCAGTATGCCCAATGGCAAAGCAGATCAGGTTAAGCTTTCCTGTTAGTAAGAGTAAATCTAGTAGTATTTTTCAATTGATTCATGTTGATGTCTGGGGCCTCTATAGAAAGCCAACGTTTGACAGAAAACAATATTTTGTTACTATAGAAGATGATTACAGCATATATACTTGGGTCTGTTTGATTCAATCCAAATGTGAAGTTTCAATTGTACTTAAAGACTTCTTAGTGATGGTAAAAAATTAGCTTTATGTTTGTGTAAAAGTACCGAGATCAGACAATGGCACAGAATTTTTTGGTTCACAATGTAATGAGATGTTGTTTTCCTATGGTATAGTTCATCAAAGTAGTTGTGTCTATACTCCTCAATAAAATGGAATAGTTGAGAGAAAACATAGACACATCTTCGAGGTAGCAAGGGCTTTTAAAATACATAGTTCAATTCCAACTAAGTTTTGGGAGAGTGTGTGAAAACTGTAGTCTATTTGATCGACAAATTACCTACTACTGTACTAGATGGAAAAATACCCTATGCATTGCTTTATGGTAAAGAACCTAGGCTAGATCACCTAAGGGTGTTTGGTTGTTTATGTTATGCAAGTAGCCTGCGCAGGGGTGATAAACTGGCCCCAAGGGCAAGGAGGATAGTTCTGATGGGGTATTCTGAGGTTCAAAAGAGATATAGGCTATTTGACCTAGATTCCAAAACCTTTTTTGATAGCAGGGATGTAAGTTTCACAGAAAGGATCCTTCCTTTCAGAGCCGTGCTAGTTGAACATGAGGAGGAAGTCCTGTTCATGCAAATAAATGATGCAACATCACCACCAGACCACTCTCATGTGATGCAGCATGATCATAATAATAATACTACAGTAACAGAAGAACCAACATGGCAAACAGAAGCTGAAACTCCCACCATTGCCACTCATGAAACAAATGCAGCAGATAGCACATCACCTTCTCAACATGCTGAGGATCCTGCAGATGCTGATGATCCAATGGAGACACATGGTATTTCATTACAAGAGGTTGAATCAATGGCAGAAGAGCCTCATGCTGCAGAACAGCCTACCACTACTGAAGCAGTTGTAGACAATGGCAGAGGCAAGAGAAATACCAAGCCACCAATATGGCTTAAAGATTATGTAACCTCTAGAAGCGATGCCCCTAATTGCTTATACTCCATCAATAACTATGTGGAGTATGATCACTTATCCACTAGGTATCAAGAATACCTAAATTTGTTCTCATCACCCACAGAGCCCAAGAATTTTAAGGAAGCATCCCAAGATCAAAAATAGATTGAAGCTATGCAGAAGAAAGTCAATGCCTTAGAACAAAATCAGACCTCGGAATTGGTGGATCTCCCTAAAGGGAAGCAGGCAGTTGGATCAAAATGGGTGTAGAAAGTCAAATACAAACCAAATGGAGAAGTAAACCAGTACAAAGCCAGAATCATGGCAAAAAGGTACACTCAGCAGGAAGGTTTAGATTATCATGAGACTTTCTCA is a genomic window of Nicotiana tabacum cultivar K326 chromosome 16, ASM71507v2, whole genome shotgun sequence containing:
- the LOC142170192 gene encoding uncharacterized protein LOC142170192; translated protein: MKLALREKGKLRFVDGACTKSRYRGELVEQWEKCNAIVLSWIGSTVSNQLMPRIVYASDARKVWNDFQEIFDRSNLTRIYYLWSEIAMMRQGTDSVTNYYTKMKDLWDEVDVLAPISCCDCEESRPSIKHLKSQRVLQFLMGLNESYGNVRSNILSWRQVVTINEAYVIVPQEENQRTLSVVDIQRDPLTMLARRAQGFKPKGIGLICEHCGYKGHLKENCYKIIGYPPDFKSKKKTR